A genomic segment from uncultured Alistipes sp. encodes:
- the cdaA gene encoding diadenylate cyclase CdaA: MGFVPFTFVDLIDIILVALIMYWIYRMTKGTNAPYILSGIIAVYLLWVVVKTLNMELLSTILGQLISVGAIALIIVFQPELRRFLQMIGMRQKHFNFITRIFSTGEDTIQTNISPIVTACREMAEAKTGALIVIGQQSDLRLIAEGGIALDAKVSTPLLKNIFFKNAPLHDGAILIEGDRVVAAKCILPVTQSDVPKSFGTRHRAAIGMSEISDAIIIVVSEETGEISIAQGGDIRQHLDPARLQQTLQRYLSSNTRKRSKNEVAQ; this comes from the coding sequence ATGGGATTTGTGCCGTTCACATTCGTCGACCTGATAGACATCATCCTCGTGGCCCTGATCATGTACTGGATCTACCGCATGACCAAGGGTACCAATGCCCCCTACATCCTTTCGGGAATCATCGCCGTGTACCTGCTCTGGGTTGTCGTGAAAACCCTCAACATGGAACTTCTCTCCACGATTCTCGGGCAACTCATCTCCGTGGGGGCCATTGCGCTGATCATCGTTTTCCAGCCCGAACTGCGGCGGTTCCTGCAGATGATCGGAATGCGGCAGAAGCACTTCAACTTCATCACCCGGATCTTCTCCACCGGCGAGGACACCATACAGACGAACATCTCACCCATCGTCACAGCCTGCCGCGAAATGGCCGAGGCGAAGACCGGAGCACTGATCGTCATCGGACAGCAGAGCGACCTGCGGCTTATCGCCGAGGGGGGCATCGCACTCGACGCCAAGGTCTCCACGCCGCTGTTGAAAAACATCTTCTTCAAGAACGCCCCGCTGCACGACGGGGCCATATTGATCGAAGGCGACCGGGTCGTTGCCGCGAAGTGCATCCTTCCGGTGACGCAGAGCGACGTTCCGAAGTCGTTCGGGACCCGTCACCGTGCGGCCATCGGCATGAGCGAGATCTCCGACGCCATCATCATCGTCGTCTCCGAGGAGACCGGCGAGATCTCCATCGCCCAGGGCGGCGATATTCGCCAGCACCTCGATCCGGCACGCTTGCAGCAGACCCTGCAACGCTATCTCTCCAGCAACACCCGCAAACGCTCCAAAAACGAAGTTGCCCAATAA
- a CDS encoding HAD family phosphatase: MKKAALFDMDGTLVDNTAAHIRAFEIFCARYGVTDWKERLNQGYGMGNDDIMRMIMPEEVIRTKGLAALAEEKEAIYREIYAPEIHPVAGLRELLEGLHTRGVRCAVGSSGCRKNVDFVLEKCAIGPWFEARISGDAVTHCKPDPEIYLTAAAALGVEPADCVVFEDAKAGIEAARRAGAGRIVALATTLPREVLERETEADRIVDTFADLRDLDALLAD, encoded by the coding sequence ATGAAAAAAGCGGCCTTATTCGACATGGACGGCACGCTGGTGGACAACACCGCGGCCCATATCCGGGCCTTCGAGATTTTCTGCGCACGCTACGGCGTGACGGACTGGAAGGAGCGCCTGAACCAGGGTTACGGCATGGGCAACGACGACATCATGCGGATGATCATGCCCGAGGAGGTGATCCGCACCAAGGGCCTCGCGGCGCTGGCCGAAGAAAAGGAGGCCATCTACCGCGAAATCTACGCCCCTGAGATCCACCCCGTTGCGGGGCTGCGCGAACTCCTCGAAGGGCTTCACACCCGGGGCGTGCGGTGTGCCGTCGGATCGTCGGGCTGCCGGAAAAACGTCGATTTTGTGTTGGAAAAGTGCGCCATCGGGCCGTGGTTCGAGGCCCGGATTTCGGGCGATGCGGTCACGCACTGCAAGCCCGATCCGGAGATCTACCTCACGGCCGCGGCAGCGCTGGGCGTGGAACCGGCCGACTGCGTGGTTTTCGAGGATGCCAAGGCCGGGATCGAGGCAGCACGCCGGGCCGGAGCCGGGCGTATCGTGGCACTGGCCACCACGCTTCCGCGCGAGGTGCTGGAACGGGAGACCGAGGCCGACCGGATTGTCGACACCTTTGCCGACCTGCGGGACCTCGACGCCCTGCTGGCCGACTAA
- the dnaK gene encoding molecular chaperone DnaK — protein MAKIIGIDLGTTNSCVAVMEGNEPVVIPNSEGHRTTPSVVAFTSEGERKVGDPAKRQAITNPKRTVFSIKRFMGETYDKVTADIARAPYTIVRGDNNTPRVDIDGRQYTPQEISAIILQKMKKTAEDYLGQEVTEAVITVPAYFSDSQRQATKEAGEIAGLKVRRIINEPTAAALAYGLDKKSSDMKIAVYDLGGGTFDISILELGDGVFEVKSTNGDTHLGGDDFDHVLIDYMAESFKAEHGIDLREDPMALQRLKEAAEKAKIELSSSTTTEINLPYIMPVNGIPQHLVMTLTRAKFEQLCDHLIRKTIEPCKLALRDAGLNASQIDEVILVGGSTRIPAIQKIVEDFFGKTPNKSVNPDEVVAIGAAIQGGVLTGEVKDVLLLDVTPLSLGIETLGGVMTKLIDANTTIPTRKSEVFSTAADNQPSVEINVCQGERPLARDNKSIGRFHLDGIPAAPRGVPQIEVTFDIDANGILNVSAKDKGTGKEQKIRIEASSGLTEQEIQRMRDEAKANEAKDKAEKERIDKINAADSNIFATEKQLKEYGDKLPADKKAAIETALGKLKEAHKNADVAAIDTAISELNAAWQAASQDIYSAQQAQQSQSGAQSNAGQQSNAGAQQDGKSQPEDVEFEEVK, from the coding sequence ATGGCAAAGATTATTGGTATTGACTTGGGAACCACGAACTCCTGCGTGGCAGTGATGGAGGGCAACGAGCCCGTCGTGATTCCGAACTCGGAGGGACACCGCACGACTCCGTCGGTTGTAGCGTTCACGTCGGAAGGCGAGCGCAAGGTGGGTGACCCCGCGAAGCGCCAGGCTATTACGAACCCGAAGCGGACGGTCTTCTCGATCAAGCGTTTCATGGGCGAGACCTACGATAAGGTAACGGCCGATATCGCGCGTGCTCCCTATACGATCGTGCGCGGCGACAACAATACGCCGCGTGTGGACATCGACGGACGCCAGTACACGCCTCAGGAGATTTCGGCCATCATCCTGCAGAAGATGAAGAAGACGGCCGAGGATTATCTGGGCCAGGAGGTTACGGAGGCTGTGATCACGGTTCCGGCCTACTTCTCCGACTCGCAGCGTCAGGCTACGAAGGAGGCGGGCGAAATTGCGGGTCTGAAGGTTCGTCGAATCATCAACGAGCCGACGGCTGCTGCGCTGGCCTACGGCCTGGACAAGAAATCGAGCGACATGAAGATCGCCGTGTACGACCTGGGCGGTGGAACGTTCGATATTTCGATCCTGGAGCTGGGCGACGGTGTCTTCGAGGTGAAGTCGACGAACGGCGATACGCACCTGGGCGGTGATGACTTCGACCACGTGCTGATCGACTACATGGCCGAGTCGTTCAAGGCCGAGCACGGAATCGACCTGCGTGAGGACCCGATGGCGCTGCAGCGTCTGAAGGAGGCTGCCGAGAAGGCCAAGATCGAGCTTTCGTCGTCGACCACCACGGAGATCAACCTGCCGTACATCATGCCGGTGAACGGGATTCCGCAGCACCTGGTGATGACGCTGACGCGTGCGAAGTTCGAGCAGTTGTGCGACCATCTGATCCGCAAGACGATCGAGCCGTGCAAGCTGGCGTTGCGCGATGCAGGCCTGAATGCCTCGCAGATCGACGAGGTGATCCTCGTGGGCGGTTCGACCCGTATTCCTGCGATCCAGAAGATCGTGGAGGATTTCTTCGGCAAGACGCCCAACAAGTCGGTGAACCCCGACGAGGTCGTGGCTATCGGCGCCGCCATCCAGGGTGGCGTGCTGACGGGCGAGGTGAAGGACGTGCTGCTGCTGGACGTTACGCCGCTGTCGCTGGGTATCGAGACGCTGGGCGGCGTGATGACCAAGCTGATCGACGCCAACACGACGATCCCGACGCGCAAGTCGGAGGTATTCTCGACGGCTGCCGACAACCAGCCTTCGGTGGAGATCAACGTCTGCCAGGGCGAACGTCCGCTGGCGCGTGACAACAAGTCGATCGGCCGCTTCCATCTGGACGGGATTCCGGCTGCACCGCGCGGCGTGCCGCAGATCGAGGTGACGTTCGACATCGACGCCAACGGTATTCTGAACGTATCGGCCAAGGACAAGGGCACGGGCAAGGAGCAGAAGATCCGTATCGAGGCATCGTCGGGTCTGACCGAGCAGGAGATCCAGCGGATGCGCGACGAGGCGAAGGCCAACGAGGCGAAGGACAAGGCCGAGAAAGAGCGTATCGACAAGATCAACGCTGCCGATTCGAATATCTTCGCCACGGAGAAGCAGTTGAAGGAGTACGGCGACAAACTGCCTGCCGACAAGAAGGCGGCCATCGAGACGGCTCTCGGCAAGCTGAAGGAGGCGCACAAGAACGCCGACGTGGCAGCCATCGACACGGCGATTTCGGAGTTGAACGCCGCCTGGCAGGCCGCTTCGCAGGACATCTACTCGGCGCAACAGGCCCAGCAGAGCCAGTCGGGTGCACAGTCCAATGCGGGCCAGCAGTCGAACGCCGGAGCTCAGCAGGACGGCAAGAGCCAGCCCGAGGACGTCGAGTTCGAGGAGGTGAAATAA
- the ybaK gene encoding Cys-tRNA(Pro) deacylase has product MSRGKIEKTNAARLLDRAKIAYELVPYEVDEEHLAATHVAEQLGEDISTVFKTLVLKGDRTGYFVCVVPGDHEVDLKAAAKVSGNKKCDLIPMKDLLPVTGYIRGGCSPIGMKKLFPTYIHDSAAALPFIYVSAGVRGLQLRLDPKALAAYVRASFVSLS; this is encoded by the coding sequence ATGTCACGCGGAAAAATCGAAAAAACAAATGCCGCCCGGTTGCTCGACCGTGCGAAGATCGCCTACGAACTGGTTCCCTACGAGGTCGACGAGGAGCACCTTGCGGCCACGCATGTCGCCGAGCAGCTGGGCGAGGATATTTCGACGGTCTTCAAGACGCTTGTGTTGAAGGGTGACCGCACGGGCTATTTCGTCTGTGTGGTCCCGGGCGACCACGAGGTCGACCTGAAGGCCGCCGCAAAGGTCTCGGGCAACAAGAAGTGCGATTTGATTCCGATGAAGGATCTGCTGCCCGTGACGGGCTATATCCGCGGGGGCTGTTCGCCGATCGGCATGAAGAAACTATTCCCGACCTATATTCACGATTCGGCTGCGGCGCTTCCGTTTATCTACGTCAGTGCGGGGGTTCGGGGGTTGCAGCTGCGTCTCGACCCGAAGGCGCTGGCGGCCTACGTCCGCGCATCCTTCGTCTCCCTTTCTTAG
- the folP gene encoding dihydropteroate synthase — protein sequence MAIVNVTPDSFYAGSRTPDAAAVECRIREAVAEGADILDVGGYSSRPGADEVSVEEEWRRVALGVEVARRVAPGVPVSVDTFRSEVAERTLRTFGEVIVNDISAGELDPAMWSVVAAHDVPYVAMHMKGTPQTMQLQTDYRRAVTAEVVDYFRERTGAMLAAGIRRERIILDPGFGFAKTAAQNFELLAGLHELCAEGFPLLAGLSRKSMIYRTLGCTPAESLAGTVALGWECLRQGARILRVHDVREAADTVKLFNAYRP from the coding sequence ATGGCGATCGTGAACGTCACGCCCGACTCGTTCTACGCCGGGAGCCGCACGCCGGATGCCGCGGCCGTCGAGTGCCGGATCCGGGAGGCTGTTGCCGAGGGGGCGGATATTCTCGACGTGGGCGGTTACTCTTCGCGGCCGGGGGCCGACGAGGTCTCCGTGGAGGAGGAGTGGCGGCGTGTGGCGCTGGGAGTTGAGGTTGCGCGGCGGGTTGCTCCGGGGGTTCCGGTTTCGGTCGACACGTTCCGCAGCGAGGTGGCGGAACGGACGCTCCGCACGTTCGGCGAGGTGATCGTCAACGACATCTCGGCCGGGGAGCTCGATCCGGCGATGTGGTCGGTGGTGGCCGCGCACGATGTGCCCTACGTGGCGATGCACATGAAGGGGACGCCGCAGACGATGCAGTTGCAGACCGATTACCGGCGGGCGGTCACGGCCGAGGTGGTCGATTACTTCCGGGAGCGGACCGGGGCGATGCTGGCGGCGGGGATCCGTCGCGAGCGGATCATCCTCGACCCGGGCTTCGGCTTTGCGAAGACCGCGGCTCAGAATTTCGAATTGCTGGCGGGGCTGCACGAGTTGTGTGCCGAGGGTTTTCCGCTGCTGGCGGGCCTTTCGCGCAAGTCGATGATTTACCGGACGCTGGGATGCACGCCGGCCGAATCGCTGGCCGGGACCGTAGCATTGGGTTGGGAGTGCCTGCGCCAGGGGGCACGGATCCTGCGGGTGCACGACGTGCGCGAGGCTGCGGATACCGTAAAACTTTTCAACGCATACCGACCATGA
- a CDS encoding DNA-binding protein, with translation MIITFNELRRIKDRLPSGSSQRIADELGIDVETVRNYFGGSHAAKECVGVHFEPGPDGGVVTLDDTTILDVAMRILSEQQQ, from the coding sequence ATGATTATCACATTTAACGAGTTGCGCCGTATCAAGGATCGGCTGCCGAGTGGCAGTTCGCAGCGCATTGCAGATGAGTTAGGAATCGATGTCGAGACGGTCCGCAACTATTTCGGAGGCAGCCACGCAGCCAAGGAGTGCGTCGGTGTACACTTCGAACCGGGGCCGGACGGCGGTGTTGTCACGTTGGACGATACGACGATTCTCGATGTTGCGATGCGTATCCTGAGCGAGCAGCAGCAATAA
- the coaE gene encoding dephospho-CoA kinase (Dephospho-CoA kinase (CoaE) performs the final step in coenzyme A biosynthesis.), which yields MKVGITGGIGSGKSTVCRLFAQRGIAVYDSDREAKRLMTEDGALRAGITARFGAESYVDGALNRRYLASRVFSDAQALADLNALVHPAVRSDFASWAERQAGPYVILESAILFEAGLEDAVDRTVAVLAPLELRLSRTCRRDGCDEEAVRRRMAAQLDDDTLRDRADYAVVNIFESDLEPAVAELDRRFTLESRQRS from the coding sequence ATGAAGGTGGGGATTACGGGCGGTATCGGGAGCGGGAAGAGCACCGTATGCCGCCTTTTTGCACAGCGGGGCATCGCGGTCTACGATTCGGACCGGGAGGCCAAGCGGCTGATGACGGAGGACGGGGCGCTGCGTGCGGGCATTACGGCCCGCTTCGGGGCGGAGTCCTACGTGGACGGGGCGCTGAACCGGCGTTATCTGGCTTCGCGGGTCTTTTCGGATGCGCAGGCGTTGGCTGACCTGAATGCGCTGGTCCATCCGGCGGTGCGTTCGGATTTTGCATCGTGGGCCGAACGGCAGGCGGGCCCCTACGTGATTCTGGAGAGTGCGATTCTCTTCGAGGCGGGGCTGGAGGACGCCGTGGACCGGACGGTTGCGGTGCTGGCTCCGCTGGAGTTGCGTCTTTCGCGCACGTGCCGCCGCGACGGCTGCGACGAGGAGGCGGTGCGGCGTCGGATGGCGGCCCAGCTGGACGACGATACGCTGCGCGACCGGGCCGACTATGCGGTGGTGAACATCTTCGAATCGGACCTTGAACCCGCGGTGGCGGAACTTGACCGGCGTTTCACCCTCGAATCCCGCCAACGATCATGA
- the ruvA gene encoding Holliday junction branch migration protein RuvA — translation MYEYIKGTVAEVAPAYAVIETGGVGYYLHISLETFSAIEHASEAKLFVHYVVREDAQLLYGFSTKVERELFRLLISVSGVGGNTARMILSTYSPRELQGIISSGNAVLLKNVKGLGLKTAQKIIVDLSGKLMTLGIGEEGPSVAAPDGGVVEEALEALVMLGFARTAAEKAVRGVVRESPSAPVEEVVRMALKRL, via the coding sequence ATGTACGAATACATCAAGGGAACCGTTGCCGAAGTAGCCCCGGCCTACGCCGTTATCGAGACCGGCGGGGTGGGTTATTACCTGCATATTTCGCTCGAAACCTTCTCGGCGATCGAACACGCTTCCGAGGCGAAGCTCTTTGTGCATTATGTGGTGCGGGAGGATGCGCAGCTGTTATACGGCTTTTCGACGAAGGTCGAGCGGGAGTTGTTCCGGCTGCTGATCAGCGTGTCGGGCGTGGGGGGCAATACGGCCCGGATGATCCTTTCGACCTATTCGCCGCGGGAGTTGCAGGGGATCATCTCGTCGGGGAACGCCGTTCTGCTGAAGAATGTCAAGGGCCTGGGGCTCAAGACGGCGCAGAAGATCATCGTCGACCTGAGCGGAAAACTCATGACACTGGGCATCGGCGAGGAGGGCCCCTCGGTTGCGGCCCCCGACGGCGGGGTGGTCGAAGAGGCTTTGGAGGCGCTGGTCATGCTGGGCTTTGCCCGCACGGCGGCGGAAAAGGCCGTGCGGGGTGTCGTCCGCGAATCTCCGTCGGCCCCCGTCGAAGAGGTCGTGCGGATGGCTTTGAAGCGGCTTTGA
- the secDF gene encoding protein translocase subunit SecDF, giving the protein MQSKGFIKLIAVLLALACVYQLSFTFKTRSVEKKAAEYAAQFPIDEQSAAEQHYLDSIQNLSVYNLGIRKFTYKECKEKELNLGLDLKGGMNVMLEVQVEDVVKALAGDSQNDPAFVEAIAEANEALKQGTSSDYIGDFVKAYSRLSNGRPIAEIFVSPDRQDITLESSDADVEKVLKQETEAAIGASFNVLRSRIDHFGVTQPNIMRLPNSHRILVELPGVKEPQRVRDLLQGTASLEFWLTYDANEVIPALVSADKLLKDELSQAAAQTEPVAEETPAAEAAATEDEGLIGEIGADSTASAEAVQTGHFDREQNPLFAVLDPNYAGGAAIGAAYKADMAAVNEYLSRPEVLELFPADILFKWGVKGDDHIDGRYYLYAIKVTTPDGKAPLDGSVVTDAREQYAQRGATAEVSMTMNAEGTQEWARLTGENIGKCIAIVLDGYVYSAPRVNTKIDKGQSQITGDFTIQEAQDLANVLNSGKVPAPAKIIQDTVVGPSLGQESINAGMLSFVIAFILVLLYMSLFYKTAGWMADIALLMNVFLLMGVLASFGAVLTLPGIAGIVLTMGMAVDANVIIYERIKEELREGKGISLAIKDGFSRAYSAIIDGQLTTIITGIVLFVFGTGPVQGFATTLIIGIITSIFCSIFITRLLIEWIVAKWGSISFSHKWSENFLSNTHVDFLSKRKVAYVISVVAIVLSIASFFVRGLNLGAEFTGGRAYVVRFDKPVSAEAVRASMEETFSQISTADASSISFEVKQYGNENQMRIVTQYRYDDMSDEATAEVEQVIYDALKSLYSYPITFDQFRSTQTDVNGILTADKIGPSIANDMTWNAIYSVLFSLIAIGLYITFRFKRWQWATGATLALAINALLIIGIFSMFYGILPFNLEVNQAFIAAILTIIGYAINDTVVVFDRIREYLGLYPKRKLKENVNNAINSTLSRTINTSGTTLVTLLAIFFFGGETIRGFIFALIIGVVVGTIATIFIATPIAYDLMAKRAKIDEE; this is encoded by the coding sequence ATGCAAAGTAAAGGTTTCATTAAACTCATCGCGGTCCTGCTGGCCCTCGCATGTGTTTATCAACTCTCGTTCACGTTCAAGACGCGGAGCGTGGAGAAGAAGGCGGCGGAGTACGCCGCGCAGTTCCCCATCGACGAACAGTCGGCGGCCGAACAGCATTACCTCGATTCGATTCAGAACCTGTCGGTTTACAACCTGGGCATCCGGAAGTTCACCTATAAGGAGTGCAAGGAGAAGGAGCTGAACCTGGGTCTGGACCTGAAGGGCGGTATGAACGTCATGCTGGAGGTCCAGGTCGAGGATGTGGTGAAGGCGCTTGCGGGCGACAGCCAGAACGATCCGGCCTTCGTGGAGGCTATTGCCGAGGCCAACGAGGCGCTGAAGCAGGGGACGTCGAGCGACTATATCGGGGACTTCGTGAAGGCCTATTCGCGCCTGTCGAACGGCCGTCCCATTGCGGAGATCTTCGTGAGCCCGGACCGCCAGGACATCACGCTCGAAAGCTCGGATGCCGATGTGGAGAAGGTGCTCAAGCAGGAGACCGAAGCGGCGATCGGCGCTTCGTTCAATGTTTTGCGCAGCCGTATCGACCACTTCGGCGTGACGCAGCCCAACATCATGCGGCTTCCGAACTCGCACCGCATTCTGGTCGAGCTGCCGGGCGTGAAGGAGCCTCAGCGCGTCCGTGACCTGCTGCAGGGAACGGCATCGCTGGAGTTCTGGCTGACGTATGATGCCAACGAGGTGATTCCGGCGCTGGTTTCGGCCGACAAGCTGCTCAAGGATGAGTTGTCGCAGGCTGCCGCACAGACGGAGCCGGTTGCGGAGGAGACCCCTGCAGCGGAGGCTGCCGCCACGGAGGATGAGGGTCTGATCGGTGAGATCGGGGCCGATTCCACGGCTTCGGCCGAGGCGGTTCAGACGGGCCATTTCGACCGGGAGCAGAACCCGCTCTTCGCCGTGCTGGATCCCAACTATGCGGGTGGAGCCGCCATCGGTGCCGCCTACAAGGCCGACATGGCTGCGGTGAACGAGTATCTGTCGCGCCCGGAGGTGCTCGAGCTCTTCCCGGCGGACATCCTCTTCAAGTGGGGCGTGAAGGGTGACGACCACATCGACGGCCGCTACTACCTCTACGCCATCAAGGTGACGACACCCGACGGGAAGGCCCCGCTGGACGGTTCGGTCGTTACGGACGCCCGCGAGCAGTATGCCCAGCGCGGTGCCACGGCGGAGGTCTCGATGACGATGAATGCCGAGGGCACGCAGGAGTGGGCCCGCTTGACGGGCGAGAACATCGGCAAGTGCATTGCCATCGTGCTCGACGGTTATGTCTACTCGGCCCCGCGCGTCAATACGAAGATCGACAAGGGACAGTCGCAGATTACGGGCGACTTCACGATCCAGGAGGCGCAGGACCTGGCCAACGTGCTCAACTCGGGTAAGGTCCCGGCTCCGGCGAAGATCATCCAGGATACGGTTGTCGGACCGTCGCTGGGTCAGGAGTCGATCAACGCCGGTATGCTGTCGTTCGTGATCGCCTTCATCCTGGTGCTGCTCTACATGAGTCTCTTCTACAAGACGGCGGGCTGGATGGCCGACATCGCGCTGCTGATGAACGTCTTCCTGCTGATGGGCGTTCTGGCGTCGTTCGGCGCCGTGCTGACGCTGCCGGGTATCGCGGGTATCGTGCTGACGATGGGTATGGCCGTCGATGCGAACGTGATCATCTACGAACGAATCAAGGAGGAACTCCGCGAGGGCAAGGGCATCTCGCTGGCCATCAAGGACGGTTTCTCAAGGGCCTACTCGGCGATCATCGACGGACAGTTGACGACGATCATCACGGGTATCGTGCTCTTTGTCTTCGGAACGGGCCCGGTGCAGGGCTTCGCCACGACGCTGATCATCGGTATCATTACGTCGATCTTCTGCTCGATCTTCATCACGCGTCTCTTAATCGAGTGGATCGTTGCCAAGTGGGGATCGATCTCCTTCTCGCACAAGTGGTCGGAGAACTTCCTCAGCAACACGCATGTCGACTTCCTCAGCAAGCGTAAGGTCGCCTATGTGATCTCCGTAGTGGCGATCGTCCTGTCGATCGCATCGTTCTTCGTGCGTGGTCTGAACCTCGGAGCCGAGTTTACGGGCGGTCGTGCCTATGTCGTTCGTTTCGACAAGCCCGTGTCGGCCGAGGCGGTCCGTGCGAGCATGGAGGAGACCTTCTCGCAGATCTCGACGGCCGATGCTTCGTCGATCAGTTTCGAGGTGAAGCAGTACGGTAACGAGAACCAGATGCGTATCGTGACGCAGTACCGTTACGACGACATGTCGGATGAGGCTACGGCCGAGGTCGAGCAGGTCATTTATGACGCCCTGAAGTCGCTCTACTCGTATCCGATCACCTTCGACCAGTTCCGCAGCACGCAGACCGACGTGAACGGTATTCTGACGGCCGACAAGATCGGTCCTTCGATCGCCAATGACATGACGTGGAACGCCATCTACTCGGTGCTCTTCTCGCTGATCGCCATCGGGCTCTACATCACGTTCCGCTTCAAGCGCTGGCAGTGGGCTACGGGCGCCACGCTGGCTCTGGCCATCAACGCGCTGCTGATCATCGGTATCTTCTCGATGTTCTACGGCATCCTGCCCTTCAACCTGGAGGTGAACCAGGCGTTCATCGCCGCGATCCTGACGATCATCGGTTACGCGATCAACGACACGGTGGTGGTCTTCGACCGTATCCGCGAGTACCTGGGTCTCTATCCGAAGCGCAAGCTGAAGGAGAATGTCAACAACGCCATCAACTCGACGCTGTCGCGTACGATCAATACGTCGGGTACGACGCTCGTGACGCTGCTGGCGATCTTCTTCTTCGGCGGCGAGACGATCCGCGGCTTCATCTTCGCGCTGATTATCGGAGTGGTTGTCGGTACGATCGCCACGATCTTCATCGCCACGCCGATCGCCTACGACCTGATGGCGAAGCGTGCGAAGATCGACGAGGAGTAA
- a CDS encoding OmpH family outer membrane protein, with the protein MKKTLFPALAASLLLAACGPKNAEQTQAAAETATQQIVSSDIAYVQVEAVLAQCDLYQTEGVALQEKTQKAQKSWAQREKNLQAEASQLQEKYEKGLITSRDAQAQQESIQKKVASYQANAQKEAQTLDEENFVFSNRAQDLLQRAVREINADGKYKLIINASALIDADTTLNITPAVLAKVNELYAADKKNDQK; encoded by the coding sequence ATGAAAAAAACGCTATTCCCGGCACTGGCTGCGTCGCTTCTTCTCGCGGCTTGCGGCCCGAAAAACGCAGAACAGACCCAGGCCGCAGCCGAAACGGCGACCCAGCAGATCGTTTCGAGCGACATCGCATACGTCCAGGTCGAGGCCGTGCTCGCCCAGTGCGACCTCTACCAGACCGAAGGCGTAGCTCTCCAGGAGAAGACCCAGAAGGCGCAGAAGAGCTGGGCCCAGCGCGAAAAGAACCTCCAGGCCGAAGCCTCCCAGTTGCAGGAGAAGTACGAAAAGGGTCTCATCACCTCGCGCGACGCCCAGGCCCAGCAGGAGAGCATCCAGAAAAAGGTCGCTTCCTACCAGGCCAACGCCCAGAAAGAGGCCCAGACCCTCGATGAAGAGAACTTCGTATTCTCGAACCGCGCCCAGGACCTCCTCCAGCGCGCCGTCCGGGAGATCAACGCCGACGGAAAATACAAACTCATCATCAACGCCTCGGCGCTCATCGATGCCGATACGACCCTGAACATCACCCCCGCCGTGCTGGCCAAGGTCAACGAACTCTATGCCGCCGACAAAAAGAACGACCAGAAATAA
- a CDS encoding multidrug efflux SMR transporter — MAWVYLALAGLFEIGWPLGFKLAGISPRYHVLFLLLSVVSMGLSGLLLYWAQREIPMGTAYMVWTGIGGIGTVLIGILFFHDAVTFWRMFFLSLVFIGIVGLKLVH; from the coding sequence ATGGCATGGGTTTACCTGGCATTGGCGGGGCTGTTCGAGATCGGTTGGCCCCTGGGCTTCAAACTGGCGGGGATTTCGCCGCGTTATCACGTGTTGTTTCTGCTGCTGTCGGTCGTCTCGATGGGGCTGAGCGGGCTGTTGCTCTATTGGGCGCAGCGTGAAATCCCGATGGGGACGGCCTACATGGTATGGACGGGGATCGGCGGAATCGGCACGGTGCTCATCGGCATTCTCTTTTTCCACGATGCGGTGACCTTCTGGCGGATGTTTTTTCTGTCGCTGGTCTTCATTGGGATCGTGGGGCTGAAACTGGTTCACTGA